A DNA window from Lachancea thermotolerans CBS 6340 chromosome G complete sequence contains the following coding sequences:
- a CDS encoding uncharacterized protein (similar to uniprot|P53952 Saccharomyces cerevisiae YNL050C) has protein sequence MNEYRRVTREELFDNDPDEPLQEEQPLIEPDLEFITVNDVQVSDSKQDNDPEGAQEFEFPLFSFGAMENSASHDSEKDDAEESRGRTSTRLMKVSLREPSPDFFKQERPRSFYFAEYSVEQTNNFKTAAIEANDILRESAAAPNLRWSQFRGRLWDLKSHNAKIEREQLRELKIKRRRPGKKQRLAKKAGSERVQERLEKAKELKKLAKKKFHKRGGKKNKKTESDGPSKPRFRTE, from the exons ATGAATGAATATAGACG GGTTACAAGAGAGGAACTTTTCGATAATGATCCAGATGAACCATTACAAGAGGAGCAACCTCTGATAGAGCCAGATTTGGAATTCATCACAGTAAATGATGTCCAGGTAAGTGATTCAAAACAAGACAACGATCCTGAGGGGGCCCAAGAGTTTGAGTTCCCGCTATTTTCTTTTGGGGCAATGGAGAACAGCGCTAGCCACGATAGCGAGAAGGATGATGCCGAGGAAAGCCGAGGCCGGACATCGACTCGACTAATGAAGGTGTCGCTTAGAGAACCCTCTCCAGATTTTTTTAAGCAAGAGAGGCCTCGCAGTTTCTACTTCGCAGAGTATTCTGTGGAACAGACCAATAACTTCAAAACCGCTGCAATCGAAGCTAATGATATCCTTCGAGAAAGTGCTGCGGCTCCCAACTTGAGGTGGTCACAGTTCAGAGGACGGCTCTGGGATCTGAAAAGTCATAATGCCAAAATTGAGCGCGAGCAGCTACGAGAGCTGAAAATTAAGCGTCGGAGGCCTGGCAAGAAGCAGCGCCTTGCTAAAAAGGCTGGAAGTGAGCGGGTTCAAGAGCGATTGGAAAAAGCAAAGGAGTTAAAGAAGCTTGCTAAAAAGAAGTTTCACAAGCGGGGTgggaagaagaacaaaaaaacgGAAAGTGATGGGCCATCGAAGCCAAGATTTCGCACAGAATGA